A window of Halalkalibacillus sediminis contains these coding sequences:
- the liaF gene encoding cell wall-active antibiotics response protein LiaF — protein sequence MFDKVNSEIVNAIIIIAIILVAIEIVLFDGGLVVSLGISAILIYLGYQRYERQSGKIFFWIGVVTAIISILNMMVVKFILIAIIGYFIYYYYESRKQPKTVRPSFSTNEADDENLADSDKFQKDSTLLRQSLISHQKTPDEPYPWRDIHITGVFGDRTVDLTETFLPEDDAIISIRHGLGKIQVLVPYEIEVSVHHSTLLGEVTIFNEKLGRVVNETIAYQTEDFDLGQPRVKIMTSLIFGRLEVVRT from the coding sequence GTGTTCGACAAGGTCAACTCGGAAATCGTCAATGCAATCATTATCATAGCTATTATTCTAGTCGCGATCGAAATCGTCCTATTTGATGGCGGACTTGTTGTATCACTTGGTATTTCAGCGATATTGATCTATCTGGGATATCAGCGATATGAACGTCAATCAGGGAAAATCTTTTTCTGGATAGGTGTAGTAACAGCAATTATTTCGATTTTGAACATGATGGTTGTTAAGTTTATTTTAATCGCAATTATCGGTTATTTCATTTATTACTATTATGAATCTCGTAAACAACCTAAGACCGTTCGGCCCTCATTTTCAACGAATGAGGCAGATGATGAAAACCTAGCAGATTCTGATAAATTTCAAAAAGATTCTACACTTTTAAGACAGTCATTGATTTCCCACCAAAAAACTCCTGATGAACCATACCCATGGAGAGATATACATATCACCGGGGTATTCGGTGATCGTACGGTGGACTTGACAGAAACATTCCTACCAGAAGATGATGCGATCATTTCGATCCGACATGGTCTTGGTAAAATTCAAGTACTCGTTCCTTATGAAATTGAAGTGAGTGTACATCACTCCACTCTCTTAGGTGAAGTAACTATTTTTAATGAAAAATTAGGACGAGTCGTCAATGAAACTATCGCGTATCAAACTGAAGACTTCGACCTTGGGCAACCTAGAGTAAAAATTATGACTTCACTGATATTCGGACGCTTGGAGGTTGTGCGCACATGA
- a CDS encoding PspA/IM30 family protein, which produces MSNIITRMKNAVSADLHDWMDEKEQKNPIAMLNQHLRESEKEVEKIRKMMDRQRQLRDEFTKEFEQASYMKEKREKQAIVAKKADEQSLYDFARREEEQYEEQADKLQSSLTEIKQSIDQLEVKYRDMKHKLKDMKYKRLELMGKENMIRLNHRMNQVLSHNNEQSSRKFDEIDRYMESLEQRVNRDYEHYTFDDKIAKLEKDMKHEA; this is translated from the coding sequence ATGAGTAATATCATTACTAGAATGAAAAACGCAGTATCTGCAGATTTACATGACTGGATGGATGAAAAGGAACAAAAGAATCCGATCGCTATGCTTAATCAACATTTAAGAGAAAGCGAGAAAGAGGTTGAGAAAATACGTAAGATGATGGACCGTCAGCGTCAATTACGCGATGAGTTCACAAAAGAATTCGAGCAAGCTTCTTATATGAAAGAAAAGCGTGAAAAACAAGCAATTGTCGCCAAAAAAGCGGACGAGCAGTCTCTTTATGATTTTGCAAGAAGAGAAGAAGAGCAATATGAAGAGCAAGCTGATAAGCTTCAATCTTCTTTAACAGAAATCAAGCAATCCATCGATCAGCTGGAAGTGAAATATCGTGACATGAAACACAAATTGAAAGATATGAAGTACAAGCGGTTGGAGTTGATGGGTAAAGAAAATATGATCCGACTGAACCATCGTATGAACCAAGTCTTGAGCCACAATAATGAACAATCGTCTAGAAAGTTCGACGAAATCGATCGCTATATGGAGTCACTTGAACAGCGCGTTAATCGAGACTATGAACATTATACTTTTGACGATAAAATCGCTAAGCTTGAAAAAGATATGAAGCACGAAGCTTAA
- a CDS encoding flagellar basal body rod protein, which translates to MPKWLWIVLAIVLAIVVLANLGPMIVLGLALWFGYLLLRKWFRTDSTSTKVLILVVGAILVSIAIANSYAIIGIAAAYGLYVMYQKKDDVDEEPENDDPFTNFENQWKELSKY; encoded by the coding sequence ATGCCTAAATGGTTATGGATCGTGCTAGCCATCGTATTGGCAATTGTGGTACTCGCTAACTTAGGTCCGATGATTGTACTTGGTTTAGCATTATGGTTCGGTTATTTATTGCTCAGAAAATGGTTCCGCACAGACTCAACATCTACAAAGGTGCTCATATTGGTTGTAGGAGCAATTCTGGTCAGTATCGCCATTGCTAATAGTTACGCTATTATCGGGATCGCTGCTGCATACGGATTATATGTGATGTACCAGAAGAAAGACGACGTGGATGAAGAGCCGGAAAATGATGACCCTTTCACGAATTTTGAAAATCAATGGAAAGAATTATCGAAATACTAA
- a CDS encoding phospholipase D-like domain-containing protein, with protein sequence MWVFVIIILIIIFVLLKDRTIHQSIISSYPTRKADIQFFNNGKFLFKQLFRDIRDAEQFICVQFFIIKKDRFSRDFLTLLIEKADAGVPVYLMVDRLGSFTIDRKLIQELKSVGGTIIKCNRFDWRHPFRSINQRNHRKITVVDGEIAYIGGYNVADEYINESPKFSLWRDYHLRVTGEVVQDIYDLFSRDFKLNNGHSLHHGASTEPGGSIETQLIPSAHGTLESTFLSLIDEAKQTILIGSPYFIPSEAIMELLEKKAQDGVSITVLYPHESDHLLVKEASSTYLRRMHHAGAKIHLFTHGFYHAKIIFIDDKICDIGTANFDKRSLFINEEVNLLIFDKGLIEEIRSFYEKDLMDSVPLDEKWLNEGNFLAKSAAKMFNSFL encoded by the coding sequence ATGTGGGTGTTTGTCATTATTATTCTCATCATCATTTTTGTTCTATTGAAAGATCGAACAATCCACCAATCCATAATAAGCTCCTACCCTACCCGAAAGGCAGACATCCAATTTTTCAACAATGGAAAATTTCTGTTCAAACAGCTTTTTCGTGATATCCGGGATGCTGAGCAGTTTATTTGTGTACAATTTTTCATTATTAAAAAAGACCGTTTCAGTCGAGATTTCCTCACGCTTCTAATCGAAAAGGCTGACGCAGGTGTCCCTGTCTACCTAATGGTGGATCGGTTGGGTTCCTTTACAATTGACCGGAAATTAATACAAGAGCTGAAATCAGTTGGAGGAACCATCATAAAGTGTAATCGCTTCGATTGGCGACATCCATTTCGTTCAATCAACCAACGCAATCACAGAAAAATTACGGTAGTTGATGGAGAAATTGCTTACATTGGAGGCTATAACGTTGCTGATGAGTACATTAATGAAAGTCCGAAGTTTTCACTTTGGAGGGATTACCACTTGAGGGTGACAGGAGAAGTCGTCCAAGATATTTATGACCTTTTCAGTCGCGATTTCAAACTAAACAATGGCCATAGCCTACATCACGGGGCATCAACCGAGCCTGGAGGTAGCATTGAAACTCAACTGATACCGTCTGCACATGGTACTTTAGAAAGTACGTTTTTGAGTTTGATTGATGAAGCAAAACAAACCATACTAATAGGAAGTCCCTATTTCATCCCGAGTGAAGCAATTATGGAATTACTCGAAAAGAAAGCTCAGGATGGGGTTAGCATTACAGTCTTATATCCACACGAATCGGATCATTTACTTGTTAAAGAAGCATCCTCAACATATTTACGTAGAATGCATCACGCCGGTGCTAAGATTCACTTATTCACCCATGGATTTTATCACGCTAAAATTATATTTATTGACGATAAGATTTGTGACATTGGTACAGCGAACTTCGACAAAAGGAGTCTATTTATAAATGAGGAAGTTAATTTGTTGATTTTTGACAAAGGATTGATTGAAGAAATACGTAGCTTTTACGAGAAGGATCTGATGGATTCTGTTCCGCTAGATGAAAAGTGGTTAAATGAAGGTAACTTCTTGGCGAAGAGTGCTGCGAAGATGTTTAATTCTTTTCTTTAA
- a CDS encoding heterodisulfide reductase-related iron-sulfur binding cluster, giving the protein MDTFLLINWIAFLGVTLYALFLFVQIVRTRIAYIKMGREKEFDQDMKQRVKDILVFVFGQKKLLKDKKSGAIHVMMFYGFLLVQFGAIDYIWKGLAPGSHLPLGIFYPGFTFFQEIVTLTILVAVIWAFYRRYIEKLVRLKRGFKAGLVLIFIGTLMLSVLAGNGFEIIWHNNEMTWTEPVASGIAAAFMWMNPEVAAVLFYVMWWIHLFALLGFLVYVPQSKHAHLIAGPANVFLTKDKKHGKLEKINFDVDEDAEDAEEVTFGVGKVEDLDQLQLLDLYACVECGRCTDVCPASGSGKMLSPMDIMVKIRNHLTEKGAAVTGKSAWVPSYAFANTQGNQVAADPNSSLAQQVMEKDLIGDVVTEEELWACTTCRNCEDACPVMNQHVDTIIDLRRYLVLTEGKMDADAQRAMSNIERQGNPWGLSKKDRENWRDADDSLHVPTVKELNKEEEEFEYLFWVSSMGSYDNRSQKIAMAFARLMNKAGIKFAILGNKERNSGDTARRMGNEFLFQELAEKNIKEFEKNDIKKIVTIDPHAYNVFKNEYPDFGFEGEVFHHTELLAEWIKDGLLEPEQAIEEKITYHDSCYLGRYNEIYNPPRYILEAIPGVEVVEMKRSKENGMCCGAGGGMMWMEETTGNRVNVARTEQALDVEPDTISSACPFCLTMLSDGTKSKEVDEEVTTQDVAEVLERSIFGKPTKVDQPA; this is encoded by the coding sequence GTGGACACATTTTTGTTGATTAACTGGATCGCTTTCTTAGGCGTGACGTTATATGCACTTTTCTTGTTTGTGCAGATTGTTCGTACGCGTATAGCTTACATCAAAATGGGTCGAGAAAAAGAGTTCGATCAAGATATGAAACAACGAGTAAAAGATATCTTGGTGTTCGTGTTCGGTCAGAAGAAATTACTTAAAGATAAAAAATCTGGTGCGATACACGTCATGATGTTTTATGGATTTCTATTAGTACAGTTCGGTGCCATCGATTACATATGGAAAGGATTGGCGCCAGGCTCGCATCTGCCACTAGGAATATTCTATCCAGGATTTACTTTCTTCCAGGAAATAGTAACTCTGACGATTTTAGTAGCGGTCATTTGGGCCTTCTACCGTCGTTATATTGAAAAACTAGTTCGCTTGAAGCGTGGTTTTAAAGCTGGACTTGTATTAATTTTCATCGGAACGTTGATGTTGTCTGTTCTTGCAGGTAATGGCTTTGAAATAATTTGGCATAATAATGAAATGACTTGGACAGAACCTGTCGCCTCAGGTATAGCTGCAGCGTTCATGTGGATGAATCCTGAAGTAGCAGCGGTTCTCTTCTATGTCATGTGGTGGATCCACTTGTTCGCGTTACTTGGGTTCTTAGTGTATGTACCTCAATCTAAGCACGCGCACCTGATTGCGGGGCCAGCTAACGTATTTTTAACAAAAGATAAAAAGCATGGTAAATTAGAAAAAATCAATTTCGATGTAGACGAAGACGCTGAAGATGCGGAAGAAGTCACATTCGGTGTCGGTAAAGTAGAAGACTTGGATCAACTGCAGTTACTCGACTTATATGCATGTGTCGAATGTGGTCGTTGTACTGACGTTTGTCCTGCATCCGGGTCAGGTAAGATGCTTTCACCGATGGATATCATGGTCAAGATCCGTAACCACTTGACTGAAAAGGGTGCAGCCGTAACGGGGAAATCTGCTTGGGTTCCGAGCTATGCTTTTGCAAACACTCAAGGTAACCAAGTTGCAGCAGACCCTAATAGTTCATTAGCTCAACAAGTTATGGAAAAAGATTTGATCGGTGACGTTGTAACTGAGGAAGAATTATGGGCTTGTACGACTTGCCGTAATTGTGAAGATGCATGTCCTGTAATGAACCAACACGTAGACACAATCATTGATTTGCGTCGTTACTTGGTATTGACTGAAGGGAAAATGGACGCTGACGCACAGCGTGCTATGTCGAATATTGAACGTCAAGGTAATCCATGGGGTCTTTCTAAGAAGGACCGTGAAAACTGGAGAGATGCTGACGATAGCTTACATGTACCTACAGTTAAAGAATTAAATAAAGAAGAAGAAGAATTTGAATATTTATTCTGGGTGAGCTCAATGGGATCTTATGATAACCGAAGCCAGAAGATTGCAATGGCATTCGCACGTTTGATGAATAAAGCAGGCATCAAATTCGCAATCTTAGGTAATAAAGAGCGTAACTCGGGAGATACAGCAAGACGTATGGGGAACGAATTTTTATTCCAAGAACTTGCTGAAAAGAATATCAAAGAATTTGAAAAGAACGATATCAAGAAAATCGTTACGATTGATCCACATGCGTACAATGTTTTCAAAAATGAATATCCTGATTTCGGCTTTGAAGGCGAAGTATTCCACCATACTGAATTACTTGCGGAATGGATTAAAGACGGATTATTAGAACCAGAACAAGCGATAGAAGAAAAAATAACTTATCACGATTCATGTTATTTAGGTCGCTACAATGAAATTTATAATCCTCCACGTTATATTTTAGAAGCAATACCTGGCGTGGAAGTGGTTGAAATGAAACGCAGCAAAGAAAATGGAATGTGCTGTGGTGCTGGTGGCGGTATGATGTGGATGGAAGAAACCACAGGAAACCGCGTAAACGTGGCACGTACAGAACAAGCATTGGATGTGGAACCAGATACGATCTCTAGTGCATGTCCTTTCTGTCTGACGATGCTTTCAGATGGTACGAAGTCAAAAGAAGTGGATGAAGAAGTAACAACCCAAGACGTTGCAGAAGTATTAGAAAGATCTATTTTTGGGAAACCGACAAAAGTAGACCAACCTGCCTAA
- a CDS encoding ABC transporter ATP-binding protein, with protein sequence MSKKILELRNLKTSFRIGEEHYAAVDDVSLDVHQNEVLAIVGESGSGKSALAFSVMGLHNRAKIEGEIDFNGRNIANLPPSKINALRGKEISMIFQDPLTALNPLMEIGRQVEEVLLLHNKKMSKSVRKKYVIELLNRVELPRAEHVYGQFPHELSGGMRQRVIIAIAIANQPELLIADEPTTALDATIQAQILDLINELKDDLDSGIILITHDLSVVAEMADRVAVMYAGQIVEIADVYTLFKEPLHPYTRSLLSSVPMNDGTQEKLHVIQGIVPSLQNLPREGCRFKARIPWIEDSAHEDHPELHEVKPGHFVRCTCYKHFYFPEESKEDQEDVITEG encoded by the coding sequence ATGAGTAAAAAGATTTTGGAGTTAAGAAATTTAAAAACCTCATTTCGAATTGGGGAAGAACATTATGCAGCAGTTGATGATGTTTCGTTAGATGTTCATCAAAACGAAGTGTTAGCGATTGTAGGGGAATCAGGATCTGGAAAGAGTGCTTTAGCATTCTCGGTCATGGGATTACATAATCGGGCAAAAATCGAAGGTGAAATCGACTTTAATGGACGTAACATAGCGAACCTGCCACCATCCAAAATTAATGCTCTAAGAGGAAAAGAAATTTCAATGATTTTCCAAGACCCTCTTACTGCATTGAATCCACTGATGGAGATTGGTAGACAAGTTGAAGAAGTCCTTCTACTACATAACAAGAAGATGTCGAAGTCAGTGCGTAAAAAATACGTAATAGAATTGTTGAATAGAGTAGAACTTCCTCGTGCTGAACACGTATATGGACAATTTCCACATGAACTATCAGGTGGGATGAGACAACGTGTCATCATTGCGATTGCGATTGCTAACCAACCGGAACTTCTGATTGCGGACGAGCCAACAACAGCATTAGATGCAACGATCCAGGCTCAAATTTTGGATTTAATCAATGAATTGAAAGATGATTTGGATTCTGGAATCATCCTCATCACTCACGATTTAAGTGTTGTGGCTGAAATGGCCGACAGAGTTGCAGTCATGTACGCTGGACAAATTGTAGAAATTGCTGATGTTTATACATTGTTCAAAGAACCTTTACATCCCTATACACGTTCATTGTTAAGTTCTGTGCCTATGAATGATGGGACTCAAGAAAAATTGCACGTAATTCAGGGGATTGTGCCATCTTTACAAAACCTGCCTCGTGAAGGATGCCGCTTTAAAGCTCGTATTCCTTGGATTGAGGACTCAGCCCATGAAGATCATCCAGAACTTCATGAAGTAAAACCAGGTCACTTTGTTCGTTGCACATGCTATAAACATTTCTACTTCCCAGAAGAGAGCAAGGAGGATCAGGAAGATGTCATTACTGAAGGTTGA
- a CDS encoding ABC transporter ATP-binding protein, which yields MSLLKVDDLKIHFPIKGGILNRTIDHIKAVDGVSFEIEPGQTYGLVGESGSGKTTTGKAVMGLNNITEGNIYFEGENLSDGKKVNVRKDIQMIFQDPYSSLNPRKRVLDIIAEPLNNYENLTRNQTKIRVQELLELVGLSPESILKYPHEFSGGQRQRIGVARAIALKPKLIIADEPVSALDVSVQAQVLNFMQDIQKEMDLTYLFISHDLGVIQHMCDHIGIMYNGRFVEEGTKEEIFHKPQHIYTKRLVAAIPDIDPSKREEHMRNRAKVKEEYQSSFDEYFDNEGKAYTLKPVTETHRVALPERG from the coding sequence ATGTCATTACTGAAGGTTGATGATTTAAAGATACACTTCCCTATCAAGGGTGGAATTTTAAATAGAACGATAGACCACATCAAAGCTGTGGATGGAGTTTCTTTTGAGATTGAACCAGGACAAACTTACGGTTTAGTAGGTGAGTCAGGATCTGGTAAAACTACAACTGGTAAAGCAGTGATGGGTCTGAACAACATTACTGAAGGGAACATTTACTTCGAAGGTGAAAACCTTAGTGACGGTAAAAAAGTAAATGTCCGTAAAGATATTCAGATGATTTTCCAGGATCCGTATTCTAGTTTAAATCCGAGAAAGCGCGTATTAGATATTATCGCTGAACCACTCAATAACTATGAAAATCTGACAAGAAATCAAACTAAAATCCGTGTGCAAGAATTGTTAGAGTTAGTAGGACTTAGTCCTGAAAGTATATTGAAGTATCCACATGAGTTCTCAGGTGGCCAAAGACAGCGTATCGGTGTTGCTCGTGCGATTGCTTTAAAGCCGAAATTGATTATTGCAGATGAGCCAGTTTCTGCCTTGGACGTATCTGTGCAAGCGCAGGTATTGAACTTCATGCAAGATATTCAAAAAGAGATGGATCTTACTTACTTATTTATCAGTCACGACTTAGGTGTTATACAACATATGTGTGATCACATCGGAATCATGTACAATGGTCGTTTTGTTGAGGAAGGTACAAAAGAAGAAATCTTCCATAAACCTCAGCACATTTATACAAAGCGACTTGTTGCCGCAATTCCTGATATCGATCCTTCAAAGAGAGAAGAGCACATGCGTAACCGTGCAAAAGTAAAAGAAGAATACCAGTCATCTTTCGACGAGTATTTTGATAATGAAGGTAAAGCTTACACTTTGAAACCTGTTACAGAGACACATCGCGTAGCGCTACCGGAGAGAGGTTGA
- the opp4B gene encoding oligopeptide ABC transporter permease, with protein MWKFIVRRLIITLPQVFVLSILVFWLAKLMPGDALTGMIDPNISQEQIERRREQLGLNNEWYIQYRDWLLGALQGDFGQSFRYKMDVTDLIGQRVVNTFWLSLVSLIFIYLIGIPLGLISGRYNDKLIDQFITGYTYIGFATPIFIFGLVCLWVFGFMLGWFPTGGSVAPGLEPGTFEYVLSKIHHLLLPGLAIALIGVVGTVQYLRSEIIDTKQKDFIITARAKGAPESRVYNRHIFRNSILPIAAFFGYEIFSLISGTVFIESIYSYPGMGRLFLESITQRDSSVVTALVLISGLAAILGALLSDIILSLVDPRIRIK; from the coding sequence ATGTGGAAATTTATAGTTAGACGTTTAATCATAACATTACCGCAAGTTTTTGTATTAAGCATATTAGTATTCTGGCTTGCAAAATTGATGCCGGGTGATGCTTTGACAGGTATGATTGACCCGAACATTTCACAAGAACAAATTGAAAGAAGACGTGAACAATTAGGCTTGAATAATGAATGGTATATCCAGTACAGGGATTGGTTGCTAGGAGCATTACAGGGTGACTTCGGTCAATCATTCCGATACAAAATGGATGTTACGGATTTGATCGGTCAGCGTGTAGTCAACACATTCTGGTTATCACTTGTGTCACTGATTTTCATTTATTTGATTGGTATACCACTTGGTTTGATCAGTGGTCGTTATAACGACAAACTCATTGACCAATTCATCACTGGTTATACATATATAGGTTTCGCGACTCCTATCTTTATATTTGGACTTGTTTGCCTATGGGTGTTTGGGTTCATGTTAGGATGGTTCCCTACAGGTGGATCCGTTGCGCCTGGACTCGAACCAGGAACCTTTGAATATGTCTTAAGTAAAATACATCACTTGTTATTGCCAGGTCTAGCCATTGCACTGATAGGTGTAGTTGGTACCGTGCAGTATTTGCGAAGTGAGATTATTGATACGAAACAAAAAGATTTTATTATTACAGCTAGAGCGAAAGGTGCACCTGAGTCACGTGTTTATAACCGACACATTTTCAGAAATTCAATTTTGCCGATTGCAGCATTCTTTGGTTATGAAATTTTCTCATTAATCAGTGGAACGGTATTTATTGAAAGTATCTATAGTTATCCGGGCATGGGAAGACTATTTCTCGAATCGATCACCCAGAGAGACTCTTCAGTTGTAACAGCACTTGTCTTGATTTCAGGTCTAGCCGCTATCTTAGGTGCCTTGTTGTCAGACATCATTTTAAGTCTAGTCGATCCGCGTATTCGAATTAAATAG
- a CDS encoding ABC transporter permease gives MNEEKTELEVQQTVDSNKSPSSWSIIWKEILKDKIALISLIFLVLVTGLVFAVTIFLDQEQIVTVDLFAIYEPPSSEFWLGTDYGGRDVFGQLIIGTRNSLAIGILVTLMSGFIGIVFGVVSGYFGGQIDNVMMRILDFFMVLPFLMIVIVFVTIVPRYSIWSFSVIMTAFLWMGIARLIRSKALQEKELDYAQASRTLGSSHTSIIFKQVLPNITSLIVVTMTLNLAANIGIESGLSFLGFGFPESTPSLGTLLSYATNPQTLENRWWIWVPAALLILLLMLAVRNVGEALKRAADARQRRA, from the coding sequence GTGAATGAGGAAAAAACAGAGTTAGAAGTTCAACAAACAGTTGATTCCAATAAAAGTCCATCTAGTTGGTCGATCATTTGGAAAGAAATTTTGAAAGATAAAATAGCTTTAATCTCGTTAATATTTTTAGTGCTAGTAACAGGTCTCGTTTTCGCAGTAACGATCTTCCTGGATCAGGAACAGATCGTAACAGTAGATTTATTTGCGATTTACGAACCACCTTCTAGCGAATTTTGGTTAGGTACAGATTATGGTGGCCGAGATGTATTCGGTCAGTTGATTATAGGAACAAGAAACTCATTGGCTATCGGTATTTTAGTAACTTTGATGTCTGGATTTATCGGAATCGTATTCGGTGTCGTATCTGGATATTTCGGTGGTCAAATCGATAACGTTATGATGCGTATACTAGATTTCTTCATGGTATTACCTTTCCTAATGATTGTTATCGTATTCGTTACTATTGTTCCTAGATATAGTATATGGTCATTTTCGGTAATCATGACTGCTTTTCTATGGATGGGTATTGCAAGGTTGATCCGTTCCAAGGCGCTTCAAGAGAAAGAATTGGATTACGCCCAAGCTTCAAGGACATTAGGATCTTCACATACTAGTATTATATTCAAGCAAGTATTACCTAATATCACTTCTTTAATTGTAGTAACAATGACATTGAATTTGGCAGCGAATATAGGGATTGAATCCGGGCTATCATTTTTAGGGTTCGGCTTTCCAGAAAGCACACCAAGTTTAGGTACATTGTTGAGTTACGCTACAAACCCACAGACACTAGAGAATCGTTGGTGGATATGGGTGCCTGCAGCACTATTGATCTTACTATTAATGCTTGCAGTTCGTAACGTAGGTGAAGCTTTGAAACGTGCAGCAGATGCGCGACAAAGAAGAGCCTAA